In Spiroplasma sp. SV19, one DNA window encodes the following:
- a CDS encoding DNA adenine methylase produces the protein MKNALTFNGKEWGTWTNKRLQQNFNINKLKRVENVRKLLVNPKYDIKFFNSDYKDIINKYGNDENIIWYLDPPYYYNKGKPYKHSKIDFQEFKENILKIKGKWILSIDNSEFIKELFKEFNISEFEWVYSSSNCHNRKPKLGQELIVTNFKELD, from the coding sequence ATGAAAAATGCTTTAACTTTCAATGGTAAAGAATGAGGAACTTGGACAAATAAAAGATTACAACAAAATTTTAATATTAATAAATTAAAAAGGGTTGAAAATGTTAGAAAGCTATTGGTTAATCCTAAATATGATATTAAATTTTTCAATTCAGACTATAAAGATATTATTAATAAATATGGTAATGACGAAAATATTATTTGGTATTTAGACCCACCATATTATTACAATAAGGGAAAACCATATAAGCATTCAAAAATTGATTTTCAAGAGTTTAAAGAAAATATATTAAAGATTAAAGGAAAGTGAATTTTAAGTATTGATAATTCTGAATTCATTAAAGAGTTGTTTAAAGAATTTAATATTTCTGAATTTGAGTGAGTATATAGCTCTAGTAATTGCCATAATAGAAAACCAAAACTTGGCCAAGAACTAATTGTTACAAATTTTAAGGAGTTAGATTAA
- a CDS encoding DNA adenine methylase, which yields MKFISPLSWPDGKAKHFDKIKSFLPGKFNIFIDLFCGGASVGLNVLDQQLCTKVIFNDLYSDLIYFWQQGIHFIELDYLEKLAYPNSKSINEMKEKC from the coding sequence ATGAAATTTATTAGCCCATTATCTTGACCTGATGGAAAGGCAAAGCATTTTGATAAAATTAAATCATTTTTGCCGGGTAAATTTAATATATTTATTGATCTATTTTGTGGCGGTGCTTCAGTTGGTTTAAATGTGTTAGATCAACAGTTATGTACAAAAGTAATTTTCAATGATTTATACAGTGATTTAATTTATTTTTGACAACAAGGAATCCATTTTATTGAATTAGACTATTTGGAAAAACTAGCATATCCTAATTCAAAAAGTATTAATGAAATGAAAGAAAAATGCTAG
- a CDS encoding DUF3627 domain-containing protein, translating to MNFYKKNINVANYFILKEFIVFTTEKASFINLPNHNRHIGFWLSNRFIYPSKAHSNQVAIGLIYDNSYPIFKYDENLKRYIWKYLTGTELINLYDQYKQNYFARMKKLFILMNLKIKIKNNNDNLTNWSVEQEQELFNDWEDLN from the coding sequence GTGAATTTTTATAAAAAAAATATTAATGTAGCAAATTATTTTATTCTAAAAGAGTTTATTGTTTTTACAACAGAAAAAGCTTCCTTTATAAATTTGCCTAATCATAATCGACATATTGGTTTTTGGTTGAGTAATAGGTTTATTTATCCTAGTAAAGCACATTCTAATCAAGTAGCTATTGGTTTGATTTATGATAATTCTTATCCTATTTTTAAATATGATGAAAATTTGAAACGATATATTTGAAAATATTTAACTGGAACAGAATTGATAAATTTGTACGATCAATATAAACAAAATTATTTTGCCCGTATGAAAAAGCTCTTTATCCTGATGAACCTAAAAATAAAAATAAAGAATAATAATGATAATTTAACAAACTGAAGTGTTGAACAAGAACAAGAATTATTTAATGATTGAGAAGACTTAAATTAA
- a CDS encoding DUF2649 family protein — MAKDWEKLKEFFVHVFLFIDKSKVEEITTWNLTQNEYLTLMVGVWIVILFLTWFLLWMVFKIVSCLK; from the coding sequence ATGGCAAAAGATTGAGAAAAATTAAAAGAGTTTTTTGTTCATGTCTTTTTGTTTATAGATAAATCTAAAGTTGAAGAAATTACAACTTGAAATTTAACTCAAAATGAATATTTAACTCTTATGGTTGGTGTTTGAATTGTTATTTTATTTTTAACTTGGTTTTTGTTGTGAATGGTTTTCAAAATAGTTAGTTGTCTTAAGTAA